The Equus caballus isolate H_3958 breed thoroughbred chromosome 13, TB-T2T, whole genome shotgun sequence genome includes a window with the following:
- the ZNF213 gene encoding zinc finger protein 213 — protein MAATPEPRDQTPGEGEGLLIVKVEDSSWEQDSAQQEDSRDSETCRQRFRQFCYGDAGGPHEAFSQLWELCCRWLRPELHTKEQILELLVLEQFLSVLPGGVQGWVRERCPGSGEEAVALVEDLQKQPVKAWPQDVPSEEVEPEATVHGSQAKGPPPKVGAQRQPPVPWEQHSHGAQFPALLKEGSARETTDTCFASGVPGPVTFGDIPFYFSREEWGSLDPAQRDLFWDIKRENTRNIALGLGLKSHSEHSRPEEALPGQAGGDVTVSWSPAEAEVWESEARLGATLGRAVGARRGRPPTRRRQFRDLAAEKPHSCGQCGKRFRWGSDLARHQRTHTGEKPHKCQECEKSFRSSSDLVRHQGVHTGQKPFSCSECGKSFSRSAYLADHQRIHTGEKPFGCSDCGKSFSLRSYLLDHRRVHTGERPFGCGECDKSFKQRAHLIAHQSLHAKMAQPVG, from the exons ATGGCAGCCACCCCAGAGCCTCGAGACCAGAcccctggggagggagaagggcttCTGATCGTCAAGGTGGAAGATTCCTCCTGGGAGCAGGACTCTGCCCAGCAAGAGGACAGCAGGGATTCCGAGACCTGCCGCCAACGCTTTCGGCAGTTCTGCTATGGGGATGCAGGTGGGCCCCATGAGGCCTTCAGCCAGCTTTGGGAGCTCTGCTGCCGCTGGCTGCGGCCCGAGCTACACACCAAGGAGCAGATCCTGGAGCTGCTGGTGCTGGAACAGTTCCTAAGTGTGCTGCCTGGGGGCGTCCAGGGCTGGGTGCGTGAGCGATGCCCGGGGAGTGGTGAGGAAGCCGTCGCCCTGGTGGAGGACCTGCAGAAGCAGCCAGTGAAAGCTTGGCCGCAG GATGtgccctcagaggaggtggaacccGAGGCTACAGTCCATGGATCCCAGGCCAAGGGGCCTCCCCCAAAGGTGGGGGCACAACGCCAGCCGCCTGTACCCTGGGAGCAGCACAGCCATGGTG CCCAGTTTCCTGCTCTGCTTAAAGAGGGGAGTGCCAGAGAGACGACGGACACCTGCTTTGCCTCTGGGGTCCCT GGACCTGTGACATTTGGAGACATTCCCTTCTATTTCTCCCGGGAAGAATGGGGGTCCCTAGATCCTGCTCAGAGAGATCTCTTCTGGGACATAAAGCGGGAGAACACCCGGAACATTGCTCTGG GTTTGGGGCTCAAGAGCCACAGTGAGCATTCCCGGCCAGAGGAGGCGCTCCCGGGTCAGGCCGGCGGCGACGTGACTGTGTCCTGGAGCCCTGCGGAGGCTGAGGTCTGGGAGAGCGAGGCCCGGCTAGGGGCGACCCTGGGGCGGGCAGTAGGGGCGCGGCGAGGACGGCCGCCCACGCGCCGGCGGCAGTTCCGGGACCTGGCGGCCGAGAAGCCTCACAGCTGCGGCCAGTGCGGCAAGCGTTTCCGCTGGGGCTCCGACCTAGCGCGCCACCAGCGCACGCACACGGGCGAGAAGCCGCACAAGTGCCAGGAGTGCGAGAAGAGCTTCCGCAGCTCCTCGGACCTCGTGCGCCACCAGGGCGTGCACACGGGCCAGAAGCCTTTCTCCTGCTCCGAGTGCGGCAAGAGCTTCAGCCGCAGCGCCTACCTGGCCGACCACCAGCGCATCCACACCGGCGAGAAGCCCTTCGGCTGCAGCGACTGCGGCAAGAGCTTCTCGCTGCGCTCCTACCTGCTGGACCACCGGCGCGTGCACACGGGCGAGCGGCCCTTCGGCTGCGGCGAGTGCGACAAGAGCTTCAAGCAGCGCGCCCACCTCATTGCCCACCAGAGCCTGCACGCTAAGATGGCCCAGCCCGTGGGGTGA